A region from the uncultured Campylobacter sp. genome encodes:
- the menA gene encoding 1,4-dihydroxy-2-naphthoate octaprenyltransferase, translated as MITVKALYASARLRSLPLSVSGVLLGSGAAYGAGVFRADIFALALLTTLLFQVLSDYANDYGDAVKGTDDDGRLGPRRAIQTGQMSAEQMKRVIVITALLSALCSLALSVLAFGERFYLVLLFLALGGASIYAAIRYTVGAGAYGYKGLGDVFVFLFFGLLSVLGSYFLYARSLDAALLLPACACGMLSTAVLNLNNMRDIQNDALKGKRTIPVRIGLRAAKRYHYALIAGGAGLMLYYSLLRGEPGVKLLYVVSFAPLIRHLFFVSRVQECRDFDGQLKVVALSTFAMSALFFVGEILG; from the coding sequence ATGATAACCGTAAAGGCTCTTTACGCATCAGCTCGCCTTAGATCGCTACCTCTTAGCGTCTCGGGCGTACTACTCGGCAGCGGCGCAGCATACGGCGCGGGCGTATTTAGAGCGGATATTTTCGCACTGGCGCTGCTTACGACGCTGCTGTTTCAGGTGCTAAGCGACTACGCCAACGACTACGGTGACGCGGTAAAGGGCACCGACGATGATGGCAGACTAGGGCCGCGCCGCGCGATCCAAACGGGGCAGATGAGCGCCGAGCAGATGAAGCGCGTCATCGTCATTACGGCGCTGCTTTCGGCACTTTGCAGCCTCGCGCTAAGCGTTTTGGCGTTTGGCGAGCGGTTTTATCTCGTGCTGCTATTTTTAGCGCTGGGCGGCGCGTCGATATACGCGGCGATCCGCTACACCGTAGGAGCCGGCGCATACGGCTATAAAGGGCTCGGCGACGTTTTCGTGTTTTTATTTTTTGGGCTTTTGAGCGTGCTGGGCTCGTATTTTTTATATGCCCGCTCGCTAGATGCGGCGCTGCTGCTGCCTGCGTGCGCGTGCGGGATGCTAAGCACCGCCGTGCTAAATCTAAACAACATGCGCGACATCCAAAACGACGCGCTCAAGGGCAAGCGCACGATCCCCGTTCGTATCGGACTGCGCGCAGCCAAACGCTACCACTACGCGCTGATCGCGGGCGGAGCGGGCCTGATGCTATACTACTCGCTTTTACGCGGCGAGCCGGGCGTAAAACTACTCTACGTAGTTAGCTTTGCGCCGCTTATTAGGCACCTATTTTTCGTTTCGCGGGTGCAGGAGTGCCGCGATTTCGACGGACAGCTAAAGGTCGTCGCGCTCAGCACGTTTGCGATGTCGGCGCTGTTTTTCGTCGGGGAAATTTTAGGCTAA